The DNA region GCGCGCTGTAAAGTTCTAGTAGGAGGAGTCTGTTTCTATGGAAATTTCAAACAAGAAGCCTCAGCACCGGTTTGTTGTCCTGCATGTAACTTCAAACCATCAAACTAACCGCTTCTGTATTGTTTTTCGCTTTTAAACGTGTGAAACATGTCTAACACAACAGTCAGACAGAAGAGAACCGCTCTGAAAGTCGCCAAGTAAGTTCATACATAACAAAAGAGCAAACATGTCACCAGTACATACGTAATTTATATGAGTTTTAAAGTAGTATCCTACGATTTGACCTGTCATTCTACTACTGAAACTATGTCTAAACAGCGTATTTTGTCTTTTAAGATTTATTATGTTGGTTTGAATTGGTTTACGTCTCTCCTTATTAGCTAAAGCAGGTTTTCTTTCTTCCAGGTCATCCAAAACACTGAATGTATCTTCTGGAGTATTTCGTGGGAATCAAAGCATCACAAAGAGCATCAACCCTTCAATCAGTGGAAAGAGCTTCAGCTCAGCAAGTGACAGTAAAGTTCTGGACAAGAGCTTGGCCCAAACACCAAAACACACTGTACAGGTAAGGgatgttttattatgaatatgTATGTGGTACTatattaattttgtgtgtgtgtgtgtgtgataacaaaacatttgacatttttgtacTTACTTCGCTAGGTGTTTGATGACCATGGGCAGGACGTCACTCCTCACCCATTATTTATTCCAGATCCTGGGGTTTTACAACCTAAACAAGGAAAGATATTCCCTGCACATGACACGTCATGGACTACCGTGACAGACTTTCCCTCGATAGCCTTCCAGACCACCAACGCAAGCTTTACTGGACCATTTACAAAGTAATTGAGgggaaatatcaaaatattacttCTTTGCAGCCCTTGGAGTGAACGTAAATCTATACCACACAGAACTATCCCACTTTTGATGCTATAGTAACAAAAAAGTGATCTCTGCTGTCATATCAGGTCTTTTTTCGGGAGTGTTTCAGCATCCAGAACAAGCCAGACAACAGAATCAGTGACTGATGAAACTAAAGACTTGTTAGTGAAACCAGACTTGTCCAGTAGTCTTTCAGGTTTTTattccattcatatttttatttgctaAGTTTCCTCATTATCCAGTGAATTAACGTCCCAGAGTAGCATTCCGGTGTTCCACAAAATGTTGGTGTTTTTGCTCCACACAGATGTTCAGGCTCGCAGAGAGGAGGTGAAAGAGCAGGTCAGGGAGGACATAATAGACAGGGTGGTGGATTCTTACCTGACTGAGACGGAGACCATCTGGCTGCTGGACATTCCTGCTGTGTCTGTGTCAGAAGATTCAGAGGACGCTGAAGCTATCAAGTGAgtcacatttattataattttcccCAGTAATAAAGATTTAGTTAAGGCTGTTAACTAGGATGACATTTGACTTTCAGTTTATTAGTATTTCTTTTTTACTAGCTAGACACTCTCCGTGGTACGGGTCTGGCAATTTTTTGTTCTTGCGTTTTAAAGGGAGAGAAACCAAGCTTACACAGAACTGTGCAAAAGCAGACTCGGCAATGATAAGTATGTGGAGCGATCAATGCAAACATTCAATGATGCGCCAAAGACGAAGGAGGTCCAAAGTGATAGCATTACAATGGTAGACAAAGGTAAAATGTCAATACAaagtatatttactgtataagcTGCCCTTAAAATAAAAGGGACttcattatttaaatgcaatttttaatgtCTCTACCCAGCTGTCATGTCCACCACCTGGGACATGTATGATTCATTCTGCAATAAAGGTGATGTCAGTGAAAACATTGTGGTGTCTGCTGAAGGAAATAAGGCGATTGTCCCAGACTCCTCTTCAATGAGTCCCCTCTTGAATCCTGGTGGTCCTGACCAGAGCATGTCTGTGTTCAGCACCATCAGCAcaggtatttattaaaaaaaaaccttagagcAATGGTTCCCAACTGGTGGATATATGATTATGTAATTATGTCTAGTTAGGATAAGAACAGCTTCTGTATCCAGTCATACAGTGTGCTATCATGGTGCAAATTTATCTGTAATTTAGGAGaagctaaacaaataaaaagacatCTGACAGGTCAAATTATGATACTTCATGAAAGGTAACGGTACGGtggatattaaaaaataaataaaaaatcttatgtattattataatatcaaattatatatatatatatatatatatatatatatatatatatatatatatatatatatatatatatatatatatatatatatatatgtatgtatgtatgtatgtatgccaATAATACATTCTTCTTTCCTCTTCTTAGTTTCATATTTGGCTCTTTAAAACAAGCAATTCAGTTATTGCacattaaattatgaaaatggttaaaaatacatacttttttaTCCTCTTAATTCAGTCAGTGGCTCAAGTGCTTATCTTGAAAAGATGACTTGTGTGCTTCCGGTGGTAGAAGAGCCAGACCTTGAGCTGATCTTACAGTCGGACAAGTTCAAGCAGGATCTGGCCGTGATGGAAAGAGTGGTTCTGGCCAATATCTTCCAGCCCAAGCTTGCTGCATACAGACAGCTGCCTGTAATAGAGGGTGATGGTTTTGCACAGCATCTTAGATATGAAAAGTGTTATTTGAACATGAATATTTGCTAGAATGTGTATACTGCTATGTTGAACAGACCCAGACTGTGTGGAGACACAAACAGAGGAGGAAAGCTGGACAGAGCAGTCTAAAAACCCCCTCAGCCCATTCCTTGAGCATCTCTGGGTCTTCAAGTGTGAACTCACCGAGGGACGAAATGTTAGCTGTATGACCTGGAACAAGAAAAACCCAGTAATATCTATCTTACCAACACATTtaagtcacaatttttttttaaatttacttttttaaatctttgcctGAACAACATGTGATTCCCTGCAGGATCTTCTTGCTGTGGGATATGGAGAGCTTGATTTCAAGGATCAGAAACCTGGCCTTGTGTGCTGCTGGTCTTTGAAGAACCCCACGGTATTCTGCACACTTTACTACAAAGATACATATCAGATTTAGCCAGTGCAACAGtgtttattaagtattttatttgagttgtttgtttaaatatagtGTTCATCAACAGTGGCCCCAAAGATAATATGTGGACATGCAAAAGTCACTGTACCTGTATATTTACACTGTTTGTATGCCTTTGCATGTCATATGATCTTGTGTTTCTGTGAATAATCTTTATTCATATGTTTCAGTGGCCTGATCGAATCTTTCATTGTGAGAGTGGAATCACTGCACTGGATTTCTCAGCTTGTAATGCCAGTCAGTTGGCAGTAGGAATGTATGATGGCACCATTGCCATCTATAATGTGCAGACCACAGAACAAACTCCCATCATTGACAGCAGGTGGGGCTGTGAGCATTCCTTCTTTTGATCAGCAACAGGAAGTTACAATAGGTTgctcagtggttctcaactggtggtTTGGCATCCAAAATGATGTGCATATAGTTAGGGTAGTGATATAAATAGACTCATACATTCAATCAAACTCTGTAATTTGCTTGGTAATTTATCTAAAACCTAGCCAATTATTTATTCCTTATATTCAGAGGATTCATGAGGCTAAATCACACTTCTTTCTGCATGAAATTTTGCATATGCTAtggagttcatgataatttctaatagtaatttttgtttacttttacatGAAAATCTATTGTGGTACTATGttgatacaaaaaaatacatgcatacacacataatTAAAACCAGTTGAGAATTGCTTATCTATATAACCTGAAAATCATAGTCATATTGCCTATATGGAGTGTATATGcatatcaaaaatgtatttttgaacaaattccaaaatattaaaaagactTAGCCgcttttttaaagtctcttaagAACTAGtatgaccaactagcagttagccaagGGGCTTCAAATTAGACCaatccattttttaaaaatgatgatgaaaaatgAGATGACAAACAGTTTGTGTACACAATGCAATGTCATCTTCTAACAGTGACTGcgccaacatgcacgcgtgtccgGTGTGGCAGCTCAGATGGGTTGATCATGACACAGGTCTGGCTGGAGAGGATCAAGGGGAAATGCTCATCTCTGTTTCAGGTGATGGAAGAATCAGCAAATGGATCCACTACAAAGGCCTGGAATGTGTTGGTatgttcaaatgaaaacaaaaagcatttaattaccttcttatttttctatttttcaatCTAACacaaaaaagaacacaaaaacacttttacatttaatatttaagtcaTATTATTAAACAGCAATCATGTTTATCTATGCTCTGTGAAATTTTGCaggcaaaatccagtcattttaaaAGGAATCTGTGTGACTGAGTTTTGCAGTAGGGCAGAAAAGTTCCCATGAAGATGTTACTACTCCTTAATACTATACAAAAGGGCTAAAACTAATAATTTGCCATAATTGGTGACTTGAGAAATTTTACTGGCAATTTTTACAGACCATGAAATtgtttgtgcattatttttttatattattttatattacaaaagtACAATCATAGTACTTATATTTATGGTAGTTTTTTTCTTTGCGTTCAAGTATTATGGAGGAGTAAACCTGcagaaactaaaaataaaataaaataaaacaaatatatagatagataattagataaatgtaaaaatgggAGGGGGGGTAAATAAATGACTTAATGacacatatatatttcatttgtaaTTCAATTAAtccatttattacttttttcttttatgtcttaTTTTCTGTACctaattttgcatttttattctttttaactttcatttacttattcttttatttatttttagatttaatttattcatttatttatttttacatcctTTAGCAAACGTTCTTCTTCATTTCCATGTTGCACacagaaaagtaaaaataaataaatctggaagtacatgtgggaataaataaatataaaaaatacataaatgcatgaataaaaacatttaaaaataaataaatacagaaaataatacaTAAAGGAAAAAATAAGGATTACATTTTATCACAAATGTACTATGTTTGTTTTTATCaagtcattaattaattaatttattttcctgGCAttacatctctctctgtctctctctctctctccatctgtctatcataaagcttttattttggagcAGTATTTACTGTGAATTCGAGTGACTCAGAGACAATGAAAATACTGTTATCATGAGGGGCTCTGCTGTTTTATAATCAGACTAAACCGTATGCCGTTTTTTTTAAGGCACACCTAGAATTAACAACATAAAGTAACTGGCCACCTGATGAGCAACACTATTTTATACTTGCCAACACTGATTTTTACTCTGATTTGGAGGCCCTGATTTAGGCCCTGTGTACAAATATTTATCATGAGGAAACATGTACCTATAGCACATCACTGACAAGTTTAGTTGTTTTTAGTTGAAATAGCCTCATTTCTGAATGTTTGAGCCATGTGTTGCCTAATTTGTCATTTGTCTGAGTTAGATCTGATGAAACTAAAGTCGCCTAACATGATAGTCAACAAGCAGCGCTGGAACCCGAAGATCTTATCCCTGGCTCCGGGGCTGTGCTTCGATTTCCATCCTAATGTGAGGCCTACCTTGAAAATAGTACATATGCACACATAATATCAGATTCAGAAAGCTGTGAAAGAGACTTAGACGCTCATGCTGTTATTTTGCAGGATTCAAAAATCTACCTGGCTGGAACAGAGGAAGGTCATATTCACAAGTGCTCTTATTCATACAACGAGCAATTCTTGGAAACGTACAAAGCCCACACAGTACGTAAAAAATGTTTGTCTGGTTTGAAGTGCCTTCATGCacctttaaacacattttttctaTTGACTCCTCACCTTTCCCTAGGGTCCGGTATACAAGGTTACATGGTCACCGTTCTGTCCAGACGTTTTCCTAAGCTGTTCTTCAGATTGGACAATTTATCTGTGGAGGCAGGACCTTACCAAGCCCGTGCTGGGTTTCACCGCTGGTCAGAAGGTTGTGTTTGATATCAAGTGGTCCCCACACTGTGCTACTGTCTTTGGAGCTGTCCGTGAGGGCAAGGTGGAGATCTGGGACCTGAGAGTCAGCAGGTAAGTTCTTGAGTTCTATTCAATAACATTTATAGTTCAGAATAATATCAATTTGAACATCATTTTTGGTTCTCAGTCTTCCTATCCAGCAATTTACACTGCACTCTATTTTGTTTAACAGTCTGGACCCGACGATTGCGAGCGTGACCAGTCCAGGAGTGAATCCGACGGCTCTGCTGTTCACCCCGGAGACAGACTGTGTTCTGGTGGGGGACAGTGAGGGGCAGGTCACTGTGTACAAGCTGAAGAACCTCCCTGCTGGAGACAGCACACAGGTCAGGCCTTATCTGTTCATTTCCATGATGTTCGATCTGTGCCATACTCAGAGTAACCCATTCATATCTCTTGTGTAGGTGGAGGCGTTGGAGGATGTAATTCGGACCACACTGTCCAGTCAACACACATTAGGAAAGACTGACAGAGATGCATAGGAGGGTCAGGCTGTTTGTCTTTCCcgctccatcatcatcatcatttacatTCTCTGCCAGACTGAGCGACTCTGCCTGTTGCACACTGCTTGTTTGTGCTTCTTTGTAGGAATAAAAATACTCCTACAAAACACTGAGAAATCTTTTTTTGGTACAAGTTAACAATATTATGGTGTGGtgaattatttgtcatttttatttggtgaATGTTTTTGTTAAGCCTTTGGTCATTatgagtacatttacatttagtcatttagcagacacttttatccaaagcaacttagaaaggaggacagtggaagcaatcgaaatcaacaaaagagcaatgatatacaagtgctataataAGTCTCAGTTAACTTagtgcagtacacgtagcaagggctttttaaataatataataaaccatttagaatagaaaaataatagagcaagctagtgttagaggtctttttgcttttgtttaattgtataataaatgaaaagaaaacagatagaatacataAGAATAGAAAGctagtaaggtttttttttaaagaataaaattaggatagagagtgctagagttagagggtcaaataaagatggaagagatgtgtttttagccgattcttgaagatgctCGGATTGATTTAGGCAGGTCTTTCCACCAggaaggaacatttaatttagaatAACAACATCATAGAATAACATTGCtttgtaaagtataaaaatatattgtaaaaaaagaaaccaaAGAATTTTTAGATATAGCAGGCTTGTATTTCAAACAATctattttgaaagcatttttgCATTCAGGCATTGATTGGTAAATTAAAGCAATATGCCCcaagaagccatggttt from Carassius auratus strain Wakin chromosome 6, ASM336829v1, whole genome shotgun sequence includes:
- the dnai4 gene encoding dynein axonemal intermediate chain 4 isoform X2 — encoded protein: MSNTTVRQKRTALKVAKSSKTLNVSSGVFRGNQSITKSINPSISGKSFSSASDSKVLDKSLAQTPKHTVQVFDDHGQDVTPHPLFIPDPGVLQPKQGKIFPAHDTSWTTVTDFPSIAFQTTNASFTGPFTKSFFGSVSASRTSQTTESVTDETKDLLVKPDLSSSLSDVQARREEVKEQVREDIIDRVVDSYLTETETIWLLDIPAVSVSEDSEDAEAIKERNQAYTELCKSRLGNDKYVERSMQTFNDAPKTKEVQSDSITMVDKAVMSTTWDMYDSFCNKGDVSENIVVSAEGNKAIVPDSSSMSPLLNPGGPDQSMSVFSTISTEEPDLELILQSDKFKQDLAVMERVVLANIFQPKLAAYRQLPVIEDPDCVETQTEEESWTEQSKNPLSPFLEHLWVFKCELTEGRNVSCMTWNKKNPDLLAVGYGELDFKDQKPGLVCCWSLKNPTWPDRIFHCESGITALDFSACNASQLAVGMYDGTIAIYNVQTTEQTPIIDSSDCANMHACPVWQLRWVDHDTGLAGEDQGEMLISVSGDGRISKWIHYKGLECVDLMKLKSPNMIVNKQRWNPKILSLAPGLCFDFHPNDSKIYLAGTEEGHIHKCSYSYNEQFLETYKAHTGPVYKVTWSPFCPDVFLSCSSDWTIYLWRQDLTKPVLGFTAGQKVVFDIKWSPHCATVFGAVREGKVEIWDLRVSSLDPTIASVTSPGVNPTALLFTPETDCVLVGDSEGQVTVYKLKNLPAGDSTQVEALEDVIRTTLSSQHTLGKTDRDA
- the dnai4 gene encoding dynein axonemal intermediate chain 4 isoform X1, whose protein sequence is MSNTTVRQKRTALKVAKSSKTLNVSSGVFRGNQSITKSINPSISGKSFSSASDSKVLDKSLAQTPKHTVQVFDDHGQDVTPHPLFIPDPGVLQPKQGKIFPAHDTSWTTVTDFPSIAFQTTNASFTGPFTKSFFGSVSASRTSQTTESVTDETKDLLVKPDLSSSLSDVQARREEVKEQVREDIIDRVVDSYLTETETIWLLDIPAVSVSEDSEDAEAIKERNQAYTELCKSRLGNDKYVERSMQTFNDAPKTKEVQSDSITMVDKAVMSTTWDMYDSFCNKGDVSENIVVSAEGNKAIVPDSSSMSPLLNPGGPDQSMSVFSTISTVSGSSAYLEKMTCVLPVVEEPDLELILQSDKFKQDLAVMERVVLANIFQPKLAAYRQLPVIEDPDCVETQTEEESWTEQSKNPLSPFLEHLWVFKCELTEGRNVSCMTWNKKNPDLLAVGYGELDFKDQKPGLVCCWSLKNPTWPDRIFHCESGITALDFSACNASQLAVGMYDGTIAIYNVQTTEQTPIIDSSDCANMHACPVWQLRWVDHDTGLAGEDQGEMLISVSGDGRISKWIHYKGLECVDLMKLKSPNMIVNKQRWNPKILSLAPGLCFDFHPNDSKIYLAGTEEGHIHKCSYSYNEQFLETYKAHTGPVYKVTWSPFCPDVFLSCSSDWTIYLWRQDLTKPVLGFTAGQKVVFDIKWSPHCATVFGAVREGKVEIWDLRVSSLDPTIASVTSPGVNPTALLFTPETDCVLVGDSEGQVTVYKLKNLPAGDSTQVEALEDVIRTTLSSQHTLGKTDRDA